One segment of Papaver somniferum cultivar HN1 unplaced genomic scaffold, ASM357369v1 unplaced-scaffold_137, whole genome shotgun sequence DNA contains the following:
- the LOC113334673 gene encoding glycine-rich cell wall structural protein 1.8-like has translation MVVGKLEELSVMVMALEMMEELVVVLDMPRLSCRSSLGYGAGAEHSGGAVGGVGAGGTHGGGYGAGNEEVGGGTAYGASGAHGGGYGGGTGTGSGEGAGLHGGS, from the exons ATGGTGGTGGGGAAGCTGGAGGAGCTGTCGGTGATGGTTATGGCACTGGAAATGATGGAGGAGCTGGTGGTGGTTCTGGATATG CCTAGGCTAAGCTGTAGATCCTCCCTTGGATATGGTGCCGGAGCTGAACACAGTGGTGGCGCTGTTGGTGGTGTAGGTGCCGGTGGAACTCATGGTGGTGGTTATGGTGCCGGAAATGAAGAAGTTGGTGGTGGCACTGCGTACGGTGCCAGTGGTGCACATGGAGGTGGGTATGGTGGTGGAACTGGAACCGGAAGTGGTGAAGGAGCTGGTCTCCATGGTGGCAGTTAA